A segment of the Acidimicrobiia bacterium genome:
CGGCATGACGGACGATGGCGGCCGCGAGTGCCGCTTGAGAGTCACGGTCGTCGTGGCCCGAGAACGCACCCGTGGCGATCTCGTCGACGAGGGCCTCGGTCTCCCGTCGATACTCCTCGTCGACGCCACGCATGAGCGCCTGAAGCAGGGCGACCACGTCTGTCAGCGAGGCGCGGAGCGCGGCGAGATCGTCCTCAACCGCGGCGATCGAGCCGACCCGTGCGGCGTACCGGGTGGTCTCGTCGTCGCCCCAACGCTGGAGAACATCCCAGAGTGCGGCCACTGCCTCGAAGGGAAGGATCCCGTCCGAGCCGGGCACCTCTGGAACCCCGATGACCGGCACGTCGTCGAGCCCTCGGGAGTCGAGCTTCTCTCGCAGGTCGGCGATGAGCGTCACACCATCCTCGCCATCGGGCAGCCGGTTGATCACGACGGCGGATGGAAGCCGTCGGCGCCGCACCCGATCGAGGACGTCGAACCCCCACGCGTCGGCGTACCGGTTCGCCGACGCCACCAGGACACACCCGTCCGCAACGTCGAGCAGACGAAATGCCGTCTCCTCCGACGCCTCGGGAGCGGGGACGTCGACGAGGGCGATGTGGGCAGGCGGTTTGCGCAGCGTCTCGACCACGACGCCCGGTGCGGTCCTGCGTAGTGCATCGAGCGTGAAGGGAACCCGATGTCCACCCCAGAACAGGAACTGCGTGGTGGTCGGACGACGCGGCCCCACCTCGGCGAGGCGGCTGCCTGCGAGCGAGTTGAGCAGCGTCGAACGCCCAGTACCGGACACGCCGACCAGTCCGATGACCCGGCGCAGGTGGGGGGCTCGCGTGCGCGGTCCGAGGTAGTCGGTAACGAGCCGACGCGCCCGATCGCGGATCTCCGCCGCCTCGGGATCCAGCGTCAGATCCAGCCGGGCGAGCGCGTCGGCGAGGGAATCGAGCCGGGCGATCGTGGCGTCAGAGACGGCTTTCATGGCCGCGACGATAGAGAGGCTGGCACGGCGTCGACAGCGCCGCGTCGGAAAAGACGGTGTACCCGCCCGCGGCAGTCGTAACCTGCTCGACCATGACGGTCGCAGACACCACCCTCGACGGTACCGTCGGAAGCTCCGCCGACGCAGCGGCACTCCGAACGCTGCTCGCCGCCGTGCGGCTTCGCGACCCGGCCCTCGCCGAGCACGGGCTCCGCGCGGCACATCTCGCCGGTGCCATCGCCGAGGAGCTCGGCTGTGGCAGCGAGGACATCCGGCACGCCTACCTCGGAGCCCTGCTCCACGACATCGGGAAGCTCGGCGTCCCCGAGGTGATCCTGTGGAAGCCGGCGGGACTGGACGCCGACGAGTGGCGCGAGATGCGGTGTCATCCCGAGGCGGGCCATCGGCTCGTCGTCGATCTCGTCCACAGCGAGGTCGCCTCAGCGGTCCTTCACCATCACGAACGCCTCGATGCCGGTGGGTACCCGCACGGGGTCGATGCCGGACGCCTGCCACTGGCGGTTCGCATCGTCCAGGTGGCCGACGCCTTCGACGCCATCACCTCGGACCGACCGTACGAGCCGGCGGCGCCGGTCCGGACCGCCATCGCCGAGCTGAGCCGCTGCGCCGGCGACCAGTTCGATCCCGACGTCGTCACCGCGCTGAGCACGGTCTTCGGCGGCGGCGACCTCACCTGACCTCAGCGGTCCAGGATCGAGGTGGCCGCACGCCCCTCCGGGCACTCGTCGAGGAGGGGGCACCAGCGACACCACGGACCGCCCACACGATCCAGTGCGGTGCCATCGGCCCAGGCGCGCCGCAGCACCGATACCAAGTGTGCGACTCTCACGGCCGTCTGCTGGACATCGGCCATCGAGGGCACCGTTCGCACCCGCTCACCGGTGGCCACCGACACCGCCTCGACCGACCCCGGCGGCTCACCCCGGTCCAGGGTCCACAACAGTGAGTAGAAGGCCAGTTGGGTGTCGGCATCACCGACACCTCCCGTCTTCCAGTCGACCAGCCTCGGCCCCGCTTCCTTACCGTCGAACACCGCATCGATGCTCCCGTGGAGGAGCACGCCATCGGCCGGGTTCGCTTCGAGGGCCACTTCGGCGCCCTCGAAGCCCTCGGCGCCGAACGTCTTGAACCGGTCGTACAGGTCGCCCACTTCCTTGATGACGCCGCCGAGTGCGCTCGGCTTGAGGCCCAGCGCCACCATCTTGGGGTTCAAGCCGGCACCGATCTCTTCGCGGCACGCCGCCTCGAGACCGTCGGGCGAGATGGGTCCGTCCCGGAGGTGGCGGGCGAAGATCCGGTGGGCGAGTCCCCCGGTGAACGACGCCCTCGACTCGGCCCCATAGATGCCGCGAAACCGGGCCCCCGCCTGATCCGGGCACTTCTCGAAGGCGACGAAGGTCGTCGCCGACACCTTCAGGTCCTCGCCGGGGTCGACTGGGGGGAACACCACGGTGCCGGCCATGGATCGATGGTAGGTGGTGGTGTGCCGCGCGCTGCGTAAGCAGCCGCCGTTTGTACACTCGGCCGCCCCAACCCGTGACATGGAGACTCATGCCACGACGCCGCCGCATCACCATCATCGCCATCGCCGCGCCCCTCACGCTGTGGGCGTGGCTCGGCGTCGTGTTCGCCCTCGACCGCGTCGCCAATGCCGGCGAGGTCCTGGGCAGGGTCACGGTCGCCGACACCCACCTCGGGGGACTGACCGAGGACGAGGCGCGCGCCACCATCGCCCAGCTCCATCAGCGGCTGGCCAACGAGCCGATCACCGTCGTCGTGGAGGGCACGGAGTTCACCCTCGCCCCCCGCGAGGTCGGGTTCTGGCTCGACGAGGATGCTCTCCTCGATCAGGCGATGGGCGCTGGCCGGGACGGCAACGTGCTGGACCAAATGCAGCGATGGCTCTTCACCACCGTTGGCGGGGGGACCCGCGCTCTCGACGGAACCGGCACCTACAGCCGAGATTCGTTGCTCGCCATCCTCCGACTGTGGGAGAGGCTGGCGATCGCCGACCCACCCACCGAGGGAGGCATCGCGGTGCTCGCCGGCGTCGTCATCCCGGTGTATCCGACGGCGGGCAACGGGATCGACTTCGAGGCGACGGCCGACCTCATCGAGGCCGAAATCTTCGGGGCACGAAACCCGGTCACCGCACTCACCGAGTACCGGGTGCCGGTGCTCACCGATGCCGACGTCGATGTGGCGGTCGGTCGAGCCGAACGCCTCGTCGCCGGACCGGTCACCCTGTCGAAGATCGTGCCCGAAGCATCGGTCACCTTCCCCCGCAGCGTCCTGCTCGATGCCATCTCCAGTCGAGTGATCGGTACCGACGCAGACCCTCAGATCGACGTCTTCTTCCAGGTGGGATCGCTGGTGCAGTTCCTGGCACCGGACCGCGAGTCGATCGAGACCCCACCACGCGATGCCCAGGTCGTGATCGGCCCCTTCGACAGGCCGCTCATACTCCGGGGTGCTCCGGCAGCGCTGCTCGACCTAGCGGCCCTCCCGAAAGCCGTCTTCGATGCGGCCGCTTCGGTGTCGAGAACCGGTCCCCTCCCCATGCGCGACGGCGCCCCACCCGAATTCACCACCGAAGATGCCGAGGCCCTGGGGATCAGGAATCTCCTCTACACGGCGACGACGTTCTACGAGTCGGGAGGCACCGAGTCGAACCGCAACCGGGTGATCAACATCCAGACGATGGCCGACGCCGTCAACGGGGTGATCGTGATGCCCGGTGAGGTGTTCTCCATCAACGAGTTCATCGGCCAGCGGACCCTGGAGAAGGGGTATCGGAGAGCCGGTGCGATCATCGGCCCGATCATCTACTGCTGCGATCACCCCGCCAACATCGGCGGAGGTGTCAGCCAGTTCGCCACCACGATGTACAACGCGATCTTCTGGTCGGGCCTGGAGGACGTGGAGCACACGCCGCACACCCTGTACATCAGTCGCTACCCCATGGTGCGTGAGGCGACGCTCGGCTACCCCGATCCCGACCTCAAGTTCCGTAACGACACCGACAACGCCGTCTACATCAAGACGGAGCACACCTCGACGAGTGTCACCGTCAAGTTCTTCGGCGACAACGGCGGCCTCGTCATCGAGGCGATCCTCGGCGAGAAGCAGGACTTCACCGAGCCCGAGATCTACTACAAGCCCGATGCCTCGCTACCCCCCGATGTCGAGGAGGAGAAGGACGAGGGCGAGCCCGGCTTCACCGTGAGCATCACCCGAATCATCAAGAACCCGGACGGGTCCGAGAAGAGCCAGCGCACCTGGTGGCATGCCTACCACCCGTGGCCGATCGTGGTGGCGGTGCATCCGTGCAAGCTGCCCGAGGACCATCTCGAGTACGACGCGTCGATCCAGTGCCCGGTCCAGGTCCCCGCCGACCTCGCCGGCAAGACCTACGAGCAGGCGCGGTCCGCGCTCAACGCCATCGGCCTGCGGATCTTCAAGGGCCCGGACATCGTCGTCGAGGACGATTCCCAGGACGGTTTGGTCCTGGAGGTGTTCCCCGGCCCGGGAACATGGCTCGACCCTGGCTCCGACGTGACGGTACGGGTGGGCCGATACGACGGATGATCGGCGAGGTCTAGACCGGGGACTCGTCGCCGTAGAACACGAAAAAGCGGGAGATCACATCCTCCGCTGCGGCGACGGTTGCCGCATCCCAGACGCCGGCACGGCTCACGACGACGGTGTTGGACGCCACGAACACGTGAGCCGTGTCGTCGATGGCGTCGAACAGGCGAGCGGCTAGGCGGGCGGGGATATCGTCCCCGGCGTTGGCATCTGCGGCCGACTCGAACGTCGTACCGTCCTGCCCGGTGATGCTGCGATCGGTGTCGACGACGAGGACGTCGCCGGCCACGGTCGAGGTGACGATCTCGATCTGCTGACCCATGGGCAACGACTCTAGATCGCTCACACGCCCGGTCAGGTCTGTCCCACCACGTGGAGCTTGAGCAGATTGGTCGACGCCCGCTGGTTCGGGGGTATCCCGGCGATCATGGCCAGGGACTCACCGGGGGTGACCACACCCAACTCGAGAAGTCGCCGCTCGGCTTCGGCGATCATCTCGTCCGTCGACGCGAAGCGGTCGATCATCAGCGGGGTCACCCCCCAGGCGAGCGCCAG
Coding sequences within it:
- a CDS encoding GTPase domain-containing protein — encoded protein: MKAVSDATIARLDSLADALARLDLTLDPEAAEIRDRARRLVTDYLGPRTRAPHLRRVIGLVGVSGTGRSTLLNSLAGSRLAEVGPRRPTTTQFLFWGGHRVPFTLDALRRTAPGVVVETLRKPPAHIALVDVPAPEASEETAFRLLDVADGCVLVASANRYADAWGFDVLDRVRRRRLPSAVVINRLPDGEDGVTLIADLREKLDSRGLDDVPVIGVPEVPGSDGILPFEAVAALWDVLQRWGDDETTRYAARVGSIAAVEDDLAALRASLTDVVALLQALMRGVDEEYRRETEALVDEIATGAFSGHDDRDSQAALAAAIVRHAGRAAQATVRRWERSAPWVLEGESGLDGAGPNTVEAANEAIDSWTSGRAVGRRMRAGERRMWRRFALDPETPLTASEARLLQRRPGMHEVPRATLVSAMTEVMAADAERFRTLVSTLGAAVDPDELVLGELT
- a CDS encoding VanW family protein, which produces MPRRRRITIIAIAAPLTLWAWLGVVFALDRVANAGEVLGRVTVADTHLGGLTEDEARATIAQLHQRLANEPITVVVEGTEFTLAPREVGFWLDEDALLDQAMGAGRDGNVLDQMQRWLFTTVGGGTRALDGTGTYSRDSLLAILRLWERLAIADPPTEGGIAVLAGVVIPVYPTAGNGIDFEATADLIEAEIFGARNPVTALTEYRVPVLTDADVDVAVGRAERLVAGPVTLSKIVPEASVTFPRSVLLDAISSRVIGTDADPQIDVFFQVGSLVQFLAPDRESIETPPRDAQVVIGPFDRPLILRGAPAALLDLAALPKAVFDAAASVSRTGPLPMRDGAPPEFTTEDAEALGIRNLLYTATTFYESGGTESNRNRVINIQTMADAVNGVIVMPGEVFSINEFIGQRTLEKGYRRAGAIIGPIIYCCDHPANIGGGVSQFATTMYNAIFWSGLEDVEHTPHTLYISRYPMVREATLGYPDPDLKFRNDTDNAVYIKTEHTSTSVTVKFFGDNGGLVIEAILGEKQDFTEPEIYYKPDASLPPDVEEEKDEGEPGFTVSITRIIKNPDGSEKSQRTWWHAYHPWPIVVAVHPCKLPEDHLEYDASIQCPVQVPADLAGKTYEQARSALNAIGLRIFKGPDIVVEDDSQDGLVLEVFPGPGTWLDPGSDVTVRVGRYDG
- a CDS encoding HD domain-containing phosphohydrolase, with the protein product MTVADTTLDGTVGSSADAAALRTLLAAVRLRDPALAEHGLRAAHLAGAIAEELGCGSEDIRHAYLGALLHDIGKLGVPEVILWKPAGLDADEWREMRCHPEAGHRLVVDLVHSEVASAVLHHHERLDAGGYPHGVDAGRLPLAVRIVQVADAFDAITSDRPYEPAAPVRTAIAELSRCAGDQFDPDVVTALSTVFGGGDLT
- a CDS encoding PD-(D/E)XK nuclease family protein, translating into MAGTVVFPPVDPGEDLKVSATTFVAFEKCPDQAGARFRGIYGAESRASFTGGLAHRIFARHLRDGPISPDGLEAACREEIGAGLNPKMVALGLKPSALGGVIKEVGDLYDRFKTFGAEGFEGAEVALEANPADGVLLHGSIDAVFDGKEAGPRLVDWKTGGVGDADTQLAFYSLLWTLDRGEPPGSVEAVSVATGERVRTVPSMADVQQTAVRVAHLVSVLRRAWADGTALDRVGGPWCRWCPLLDECPEGRAATSILDR